A single window of Bradyrhizobium daqingense DNA harbors:
- a CDS encoding alpha/beta fold hydrolase yields the protein MSINAFFAVVSLVSIFGSLAMADEVKRVSVNGYEIAYVEAGQGEPVIFVHGGLQDYRMWSEQLPKFAARYRAIAYSRRNNYPNERSPDGMPDGAADVHAEDLAALVRALGYSKARIVAHSSGAHAVLFFAATHPDMVVSLALNEPPAVGLLNGTPDGADILREFGRRLAAGREALKAGDVQRGIPLFVDGVGGPGNYERRSEADKKMNFDNVASYLADATTKRPRAAFTCDMAKMITAPTLVSNGERSPRFFHRIVDQLEVCLPKSERVVIPASSHTVSSENPIAYDQAVLSFMEKN from the coding sequence ATGTCCATAAATGCATTCTTTGCTGTCGTTTCATTGGTCTCGATCTTCGGCAGTTTGGCGATGGCTGACGAAGTTAAGCGAGTCTCCGTCAATGGGTATGAAATCGCTTACGTTGAAGCAGGACAGGGCGAGCCCGTCATATTTGTCCACGGTGGTTTGCAAGACTACCGAATGTGGAGCGAGCAGCTTCCAAAGTTCGCCGCCCGATATCGCGCAATTGCGTACAGTCGCCGAAACAATTACCCGAATGAACGAAGCCCGGACGGGATGCCGGATGGCGCGGCGGATGTGCATGCGGAGGACTTGGCGGCCCTCGTGCGTGCTCTGGGATACTCAAAGGCAAGGATCGTGGCCCATTCATCGGGCGCGCACGCGGTCCTTTTCTTCGCGGCTACACACCCGGATATGGTTGTCAGTCTTGCACTTAACGAGCCGCCCGCAGTCGGCCTTCTCAACGGCACGCCAGACGGCGCAGACATCTTGCGGGAGTTCGGTAGACGCTTGGCGGCAGGGAGGGAGGCTCTCAAGGCCGGCGACGTGCAGCGGGGTATCCCTCTCTTCGTAGATGGCGTCGGGGGCCCCGGCAACTACGAGCGTCGTTCTGAAGCCGACAAGAAAATGAACTTCGACAATGTTGCATCATATCTGGCCGATGCGACCACGAAGCGGCCGCGCGCGGCTTTCACCTGCGATATGGCGAAGATGATCACAGCACCCACGCTGGTGTCCAATGGCGAACGAAGCCCACGCTTCTTTCATCGGATTGTAGATCAGCTCGAAGTGTGCCTGCCTAAAAGCGAGAGGGTGGTGATTCCGGCAAGCTCCCATACCGTTTCGTCAGAGAATCCCATCGCCTATGACCAAGCGGTGCTCTCATTCATGGAGAAGAATTAG
- a CDS encoding efflux RND transporter periplasmic adaptor subunit → MNIVAEHKISGEPIDKAPKRPVKPVRWFIIVGTLLAVLVGGLVWFNYFRGQMIKQFFANNKPPPTAVSAAEAKSEVVPNLLTAVGSLVAVHQVDVSADVNGRVTEIKFEPGTRVEAGTPLVQLFDAPEQGDLANYKAQATVAQLSLDRAKQLAARQFGPQATVDTAQAAYDQAQAGIAKTEALISQKLVRAPFSGDLGMRKVEVGQYLTAGTAIVSLTDLSELWANFTVTEKDSGSLKVGQVVRLKVDAYPGRTFEGKITTIEPQISTDTRNIRVQATIANPEKILKPGMFVTTTVVLPEKPAVITVPETAVDYTLYGDSVFVITEKKEEDGKTSLSAVRTFVQTGNRVEGRVEIVKGLKAGDKVVALGQLKLQSGAPVSISTDPAPAIPAQPPRY, encoded by the coding sequence ATGAACATCGTAGCCGAACACAAGATATCGGGCGAGCCGATCGACAAAGCGCCGAAGCGTCCGGTCAAGCCGGTGCGCTGGTTCATCATCGTCGGCACGCTTCTGGCCGTGCTCGTCGGTGGTCTCGTCTGGTTCAACTATTTCCGCGGCCAGATGATCAAGCAATTCTTCGCCAACAACAAGCCGCCGCCGACCGCAGTCAGCGCGGCCGAGGCGAAGTCCGAGGTGGTGCCGAACCTGCTAACGGCGGTCGGCAGCCTCGTTGCCGTGCATCAGGTCGACGTCTCCGCCGACGTCAACGGCCGCGTTACCGAGATCAAGTTCGAGCCGGGCACGCGTGTCGAAGCCGGCACGCCGCTGGTGCAGCTGTTCGATGCGCCGGAGCAGGGCGATCTCGCCAACTACAAGGCACAGGCCACCGTCGCGCAGCTCTCGCTCGACCGCGCCAAGCAGCTGGCCGCGCGCCAGTTCGGTCCGCAGGCGACCGTCGATACCGCGCAGGCCGCCTACGACCAGGCGCAGGCGGGCATCGCCAAGACCGAAGCGTTGATCTCGCAGAAGCTGGTGCGCGCGCCGTTCTCCGGCGATCTCGGCATGCGCAAGGTCGAGGTCGGCCAGTATCTCACCGCCGGCACGGCGATCGTCTCGTTGACCGATCTGTCCGAGTTGTGGGCCAACTTCACGGTGACGGAAAAGGATTCCGGCAGCCTGAAGGTTGGACAGGTCGTGCGGTTGAAGGTCGACGCCTATCCGGGCCGTACCTTCGAGGGCAAGATCACCACGATCGAGCCGCAAATCTCGACCGACACCCGCAATATCCGCGTGCAGGCGACGATTGCCAATCCGGAGAAGATCCTCAAGCCCGGCATGTTCGTGACCACCACGGTGGTGCTGCCGGAGAAGCCGGCCGTGATCACCGTGCCGGAAACGGCGGTCGACTACACGCTGTATGGCGACTCCGTGTTCGTGATCACCGAGAAGAAGGAAGAGGACGGCAAGACCAGCCTATCCGCGGTGCGCACCTTCGTGCAGACCGGCAACCGGGTCGAAGGCCGCGTCGAGATCGTCAAGGGCCTGAAGGCAGGCGACAAGGTCGTCGCCCTCGGCCAGCTCAAGCTGCAATCGGGCGCGCCGGTTTCGATCTCAACCGATCCGGCCCCGGCAATTCCGGCGCAGCCGCCGCGCTACTGA
- a CDS encoding YybH family protein, translating to MEMKRSVLFSLCIPLMSTAPAFAQDVKQEANKIASAYEGCYAKQDPACVAALYTKDGIFINPAGKHDVATYYAGAFKAGFNKLDATVDDVWQVDNDTPAAVGKFHITGKNDKGDALDASGTWTATYVKVDGQWKIRHLTASPAPPKKD from the coding sequence ATGGAAATGAAACGTTCAGTTTTGTTCTCGCTGTGCATCCCCCTTATGTCTACGGCTCCGGCGTTTGCCCAAGACGTCAAGCAGGAAGCCAACAAGATCGCTTCCGCCTATGAGGGTTGCTACGCCAAGCAAGACCCGGCGTGCGTGGCCGCGCTCTACACCAAGGACGGCATTTTTATCAACCCGGCCGGAAAGCATGACGTCGCAACTTATTATGCTGGTGCTTTCAAGGCAGGTTTTAACAAGCTCGATGCCACGGTCGATGATGTGTGGCAGGTCGATAATGATACCCCGGCAGCGGTGGGCAAATTCCACATCACCGGCAAGAACGACAAGGGCGATGCGTTGGATGCATCGGGTACTTGGACCGCTACCTATGTCAAAGTAGACGGCCAATGGAAGATCCGGCACCTGACTGCGTCTCCGGCTCCACCCAAGAAAGACTGA
- a CDS encoding thiamine pyrophosphate-dependent enzyme, whose translation MNKANLLDRRQVVSTLLANRKDVVAIGGLGASTNDMCAAGDHARNFYLWGGMGGAAMIGLGLALAQPKLPVLVITGDGEMLMGMGSLATIALQKPSNLSIVVLDNEAYGETGGQTSHTSAAADLVGVAKACGIADSQSISTMAEVEAFAKAVHDVSAGPRFANVKIDSANLERILPTRDGTYIVNRIRGDLGFQPI comes from the coding sequence ATGAACAAGGCCAATCTCCTCGACCGCCGCCAGGTGGTGTCCACGCTACTGGCCAACCGAAAGGACGTGGTTGCGATCGGAGGCCTGGGTGCCTCCACCAACGACATGTGCGCGGCTGGCGATCACGCCCGCAACTTCTATCTCTGGGGCGGCATGGGCGGCGCCGCGATGATCGGTCTCGGGCTGGCGCTGGCGCAGCCGAAGCTGCCCGTGCTCGTCATCACCGGCGACGGCGAGATGCTGATGGGCATGGGCAGCCTTGCCACCATCGCTCTGCAGAAACCGTCCAACCTGTCCATCGTGGTGCTGGACAACGAGGCTTATGGCGAGACGGGCGGCCAGACCAGCCACACCTCTGCAGCCGCCGATCTCGTCGGCGTCGCCAAGGCCTGCGGCATTGCCGACAGCCAGTCGATCTCGACCATGGCCGAGGTGGAGGCCTTCGCCAAGGCCGTCCACGACGTCTCGGCCGGGCCCCGCTTTGCCAATGTGAAGATCGACAGCGCCAATCTGGAGCGGATCCTGCCAACCCGGGACGGGACCTACATCGTCAACCGGATCCGTGGTGACCTCGGCTTCCAGCCGATCTAG
- the rocD gene encoding ornithine--oxo-acid transaminase — protein MSASVTDFVATEARFGAHNYEPIGVVLSRGEGVWVWDTEDNRYLDCLSAYSAVNQGHCHPKILAAMVEQAHRLTLTSRAFHNDQLAPFYEEIAALTGSHKVLPMNSGAEAVESAIKSVRKWGYEVKGVPDGQAEIIVCANNFHGRTLGIVGFSTDPGTRTHFGPFAPGFRIIPFGDAAALEAAITPNTVAFLVEPIQGEAGVIIPPSGYFTEVRELCTANNVMLVLDEIQTGLGRTGKLLAEQHEGIEADVTLLGKALSGGFYPVSAVLSNNDVLGTLRPGQHGSTFGGNPLACAVARAAMRVLVDEGMIENAARQGARFLDGLRDIRANTIREVRGRGLMLAVELHPEAGRARRYCEALQGKGILAKDTHEHTIRIAPPLVITTDHVDWALERFAAILTQDFS, from the coding sequence ATGAGCGCGTCGGTCACTGATTTCGTTGCGACGGAGGCACGCTTTGGCGCCCATAATTACGAGCCGATCGGCGTCGTCCTGTCGCGCGGCGAAGGTGTCTGGGTCTGGGATACCGAAGACAACCGCTACCTCGATTGCCTCTCCGCTTATTCGGCGGTCAACCAAGGCCACTGCCACCCCAAGATCCTGGCAGCGATGGTGGAACAGGCGCACAGGCTGACGCTTACCTCGCGCGCCTTCCACAACGACCAGCTCGCCCCCTTCTACGAAGAGATCGCGGCGCTGACCGGCTCCCACAAGGTGCTGCCGATGAACAGCGGCGCCGAGGCGGTCGAGAGCGCGATCAAGTCGGTGCGCAAATGGGGCTATGAGGTGAAGGGCGTGCCGGACGGCCAGGCCGAGATCATCGTCTGCGCCAATAATTTCCACGGACGCACGCTGGGCATCGTCGGCTTTTCAACCGACCCCGGGACGCGCACGCACTTCGGCCCGTTCGCGCCCGGCTTCAGGATCATCCCGTTCGGCGACGCCGCGGCGCTGGAAGCCGCCATCACGCCAAACACCGTCGCCTTTCTGGTCGAGCCGATCCAGGGCGAAGCCGGTGTCATCATTCCCCCATCCGGCTATTTCACTGAGGTGCGGGAGCTCTGCACCGCCAACAACGTGATGCTGGTGCTCGATGAGATCCAGACCGGGCTCGGCCGCACCGGCAAGCTGCTTGCCGAACAGCACGAGGGAATCGAGGCTGACGTGACGCTGCTCGGCAAAGCCCTGTCCGGCGGCTTCTATCCGGTGTCGGCCGTGCTCTCGAACAACGACGTGCTCGGGACATTGAGGCCCGGGCAACACGGTTCGACCTTTGGCGGCAACCCGCTCGCCTGCGCCGTGGCGCGCGCGGCGATGCGCGTGCTGGTCGATGAAGGCATGATCGAGAACGCGGCCAGGCAGGGCGCGCGCTTTCTGGACGGCTTGAGGGATATCCGCGCCAACACGATCCGCGAGGTGCGTGGCCGCGGCTTGATGCTGGCGGTCGAGCTTCATCCCGAGGCCGGGCGGGCACGCCGCTACTGCGAGGCGCTGCAGGGCAAGGGCATCCTCGCCAAGGATACCCATGAGCATACGATCCGCATCGCCCCGCCGCTGGTGATCACGACCGACCACGTCGACTGGGCGCTGGAGCGGTTCGCTGCGATCCTGACGCAGGATTTCTCTTGA
- a CDS encoding cytochrome P450, producing the protein MNADAKALAASFDLEKLTPEFYDNPYPTYRALRENEPVKRLRNGTVFLTRFDDLVTTYKNTKSFSSDKKREFAPKYGATPLYEHHTTSLVFNDPPAHTRVRRLIMGALSPRAIAGMESDLIKLVDGLLDAIAAKGTCELIEDFAASIPIEVIGNLLDVPHDERGPLRDWSLAILGALEPVVSPEAATRGNKAVTDFLAYLETLVARRRARPGNPERDVLTRLIQGEENGERLTEKELLHNCIFLLNAGHETTTNLIGNGLVALDRNPDQKQRLIDHPDLIKTAVEEVLRYESSNQLGNRMTTEKVELGGVMLDAGTSVTLCIGAANRDPAQFPDPERFDIARTPNRHLAFATGAHQCAGMALARLEGAVAISRFLARFPNYAVSGQPVRGGRVRFRGFLSVPCALR; encoded by the coding sequence ATGAACGCAGATGCGAAGGCGCTGGCGGCTAGCTTCGACCTCGAGAAGCTGACGCCGGAGTTCTACGACAACCCCTATCCGACCTATCGTGCACTGCGGGAGAACGAGCCGGTCAAGCGCCTGCGCAATGGCACCGTGTTCCTGACCCGCTTCGACGATCTCGTCACCACCTACAAGAACACCAAATCGTTCAGCTCGGACAAGAAGCGCGAGTTCGCGCCGAAATACGGCGCCACGCCGCTTTACGAGCACCACACCACGAGCCTCGTCTTCAACGATCCGCCCGCGCATACCCGCGTGCGCCGCCTGATCATGGGCGCGCTGTCGCCGCGTGCGATCGCGGGCATGGAGAGCGATCTCATCAAGCTGGTCGACGGCCTGCTCGATGCGATCGCCGCCAAGGGGACTTGCGAGCTGATCGAGGATTTTGCCGCGTCCATTCCGATCGAAGTCATCGGCAATCTGCTCGACGTGCCTCACGACGAGCGCGGACCGCTGCGCGACTGGTCGCTGGCGATTCTCGGTGCGCTCGAGCCGGTGGTGTCGCCGGAAGCGGCTACGCGCGGCAACAAGGCGGTGACGGACTTCCTCGCCTATCTCGAAACGCTGGTCGCGCGGCGGCGCGCAAGGCCCGGCAATCCCGAGCGAGACGTGCTGACGCGCCTGATCCAGGGAGAAGAGAACGGCGAGCGGCTGACGGAGAAGGAACTGCTGCACAATTGCATCTTCCTGCTAAATGCCGGCCACGAGACCACGACCAATCTGATCGGCAACGGCCTCGTCGCGCTGGACCGCAATCCCGACCAGAAGCAGCGCCTGATCGACCACCCCGACCTGATCAAGACCGCGGTCGAGGAGGTGCTGCGCTACGAAAGCTCGAACCAGCTCGGCAACCGCATGACGACCGAGAAGGTGGAGCTCGGCGGCGTCATGCTCGATGCCGGCACGTCGGTGACGCTGTGCATCGGCGCGGCCAACCGCGACCCCGCGCAGTTTCCGGACCCCGAGCGTTTCGACATCGCGCGCACGCCGAACCGGCACCTCGCCTTCGCCACCGGCGCGCATCAATGCGCGGGCATGGCGCTGGCGCGGCTGGAGGGCGCCGTCGCGATCTCACGCTTCCTGGCGCGCTTCCCGAACTATGCCGTCAGCGGCCAGCCGGTGCGGGGTGGACGGGTCCGGTTTCGGGGCTTTTTGAGCGTGCCCTGCGCGCTTCGCTGA
- a CDS encoding vanadium-dependent haloperoxidase, whose protein sequence is MADHPTISTEYDLASPTLPTTAVTRRSLLGGAGMAVGAAVLASPPGMPGVAPAAAQTVGVGAEARPLDAAFKRRAFEVRAACASNNEKIPIAPHPTNGDEARYTNKIGSDTRGLPHDKRGEVEQAAWQALATACQSGDPADFEKIPLGGTRKLVNPVGTEAVSLSGMNPTQIAIPPAPALAGAERGGEAVEVYWQSLLRDVPLTELRDDTSNRDVLAATEEINKLTDFRGPKSGGRVTPGTLFRANALYFDPTDPKGRSVTPPGVLDGPMISQFLLRDVPYAAQWISAQIRTALPTGEFLTEYEEWLAIQNGTAPKRQLQFDATPRYITTGRDLAEYIHIGPALGWAAALILATPAGGKDQRYSGMYPPAEPVSYPSSPYRKSKTQGPGGGTFGLPHVQALLATGISNSVRASYWQKYFVHRAVRPEAYGALAHHRLANGVSDYPLHDSFLKSEALERSKAKYGTYLLSQTYPEGAPFHSTYPGGATSVGAVTATILKAFFDESRVIANPVQPDPADPTKLVPYNGPPLTIGGELNKLAVNFGFGRNWAGIHWRSDAAASMAIGEEVAIGMLRDERMTLREPFDGFSFTRFDGSRVTI, encoded by the coding sequence ATGGCTGACCACCCCACCATTTCGACTGAATATGACCTGGCATCGCCGACCCTGCCGACCACGGCGGTCACTCGCCGCTCGCTCCTCGGCGGGGCCGGCATGGCAGTTGGAGCCGCCGTGCTCGCGTCTCCGCCGGGCATGCCCGGAGTAGCCCCGGCCGCGGCGCAGACTGTGGGCGTGGGCGCGGAGGCCCGACCGCTGGACGCGGCGTTCAAGCGCCGCGCCTTCGAAGTCAGAGCGGCCTGCGCAAGCAACAACGAGAAAATTCCCATCGCGCCCCACCCGACGAATGGCGATGAGGCGCGCTACACCAACAAGATTGGCTCCGATACACGGGGCCTGCCGCACGACAAACGCGGCGAAGTGGAGCAAGCGGCATGGCAGGCCCTCGCTACCGCTTGCCAGTCGGGCGATCCCGCTGATTTCGAGAAAATCCCGCTCGGCGGCACGCGCAAACTGGTTAATCCCGTCGGCACGGAGGCCGTCAGTCTGAGCGGCATGAACCCTACTCAGATTGCGATACCGCCGGCGCCGGCCCTTGCAGGTGCGGAGCGCGGCGGCGAGGCGGTCGAGGTATATTGGCAATCCCTGCTTCGCGACGTTCCGCTTACCGAGTTGCGCGACGACACCTCCAATCGCGACGTGCTTGCAGCAACCGAGGAGATCAACAAGCTTACCGATTTCCGGGGGCCGAAGTCTGGTGGGCGGGTCACACCCGGTACGCTGTTCCGTGCCAATGCGCTTTACTTCGACCCGACTGACCCGAAGGGCCGCTCCGTTACGCCTCCAGGCGTTTTGGACGGCCCGATGATCTCGCAATTCCTGCTCCGCGACGTGCCCTATGCCGCACAATGGATCAGCGCTCAAATTCGCACCGCGCTGCCCACCGGCGAATTCCTGACCGAATACGAGGAGTGGCTGGCGATCCAGAACGGCACCGCACCGAAACGTCAATTGCAGTTCGACGCGACACCTCGATACATCACGACAGGAAGAGATCTCGCGGAATATATCCACATTGGTCCTGCACTTGGGTGGGCGGCGGCACTTATCCTTGCAACGCCCGCCGGCGGGAAGGACCAACGTTATTCCGGCATGTACCCACCGGCCGAGCCCGTGTCCTACCCGTCGAGCCCGTATCGGAAATCGAAAACCCAGGGGCCTGGGGGTGGCACCTTCGGATTGCCCCATGTGCAGGCGCTACTCGCCACGGGGATCAGCAACTCCGTGCGCGCGTCCTATTGGCAGAAGTATTTCGTGCACCGGGCTGTGCGACCGGAAGCCTACGGCGCTCTGGCACACCATCGCCTCGCCAATGGCGTAAGCGACTACCCGCTGCACGATAGCTTCCTGAAATCGGAAGCCCTTGAGCGCAGCAAGGCCAAATACGGCACCTATCTTCTGTCACAAACCTATCCCGAGGGCGCGCCCTTCCACTCCACCTATCCCGGCGGTGCCACGAGCGTTGGTGCCGTCACGGCTACGATATTGAAGGCGTTTTTCGACGAGAGCCGCGTCATCGCCAACCCGGTACAGCCCGATCCGGCTGACCCGACGAAGCTGGTGCCCTATAACGGCCCGCCACTCACGATTGGTGGAGAGTTGAACAAGCTCGCGGTAAATTTCGGTTTCGGACGGAATTGGGCGGGCATCCACTGGCGTTCCGACGCTGCCGCCTCAATGGCGATCGGCGAGGAAGTGGCTATCGGCATGCTGCGGGACGAGCGCATGACCCTCCGCGAACCTTTCGACGGCTTCTCCTTCACGCGCTTCGACGGCAGCCGCGTGACGATCTGA
- a CDS encoding Spy/CpxP family protein refolding chaperone — MAPRPTPHIAAPSRPSAPPAVSQRPGPPREMLSRQSAERQDRIDRLQQRVQQLQSQKPEGARAQQQQQRLLQSQSRLLEREQRVQQRSQQVEQRQREMLSRQTTERQTRIERLQQRVQQLQSQRPEGTQAQRAQQRLLQAQNRLLGREQRAQQMDLARQQRLGLQAPAGRAPALAAAAQAAERGRFAARFREQATSQTQAALVTRQSGWGPRQAWRHRHPAVFVAWLGPVFWPYAYSDIFNYTFWSHGYEPGYWAYAYDDFVDTVFWGGDGPYSAYASTNPYDYPQAGGGNRARQRASVPPQMLQQLCATPDKGVTAWPLADIARAVRPTPEQRTLLDELKSAAANAAGVFKDSCTETYALTPPGRLRAMMNRISATLEAVKIVRPALENFYNSLSDEQKASFNALGPNVGERSPQQQEASAEGCADPKSGLTQLPIQRIEAVLHPAGKQKEALDRLSEATAKGVEGLQAACPNDAPLTPVGRLETMQHRLEAMLTAAKLVEPALDEFYATLSSEQKARFNTLQQVASP; from the coding sequence ATGGCGCCGCGGCCGACGCCGCATATCGCCGCCCCTTCGCGTCCAAGTGCACCCCCGGCCGTAAGCCAGCGACCGGGGCCGCCGCGTGAGATGCTGTCGCGCCAATCCGCGGAACGCCAAGACCGCATCGACCGCTTGCAGCAGCGCGTGCAGCAATTGCAATCGCAGAAGCCGGAAGGCGCAAGGGCGCAGCAACAGCAGCAACGGTTGCTGCAGTCGCAGAGCCGTCTTCTGGAGCGCGAGCAACGTGTCCAACAGCGCTCGCAGCAGGTCGAGCAACGGCAGCGCGAAATGCTGTCGCGCCAGACGACGGAGCGCCAGACTCGCATCGAACGCCTGCAGCAGCGTGTGCAGCAATTGCAGTCGCAAAGGCCGGAAGGCACGCAAGCGCAGCGCGCACAGCAGCGACTGCTCCAGGCGCAGAACCGCCTGCTCGGCCGTGAGCAGCGCGCGCAGCAAATGGATCTCGCGCGCCAGCAGCGGCTTGGACTGCAGGCTCCGGCGGGGCGCGCTCCGGCACTTGCAGCCGCCGCGCAGGCCGCCGAGCGCGGACGGTTTGCGGCGCGCTTCCGCGAGCAGGCCACGTCGCAGACTCAAGCGGCGCTCGTCACGCGCCAAAGCGGCTGGGGTCCCCGACAGGCCTGGCGTCACCGTCATCCCGCGGTGTTCGTGGCGTGGCTGGGGCCCGTGTTCTGGCCTTACGCCTATTCCGACATCTTCAACTACACGTTCTGGTCCCATGGCTACGAGCCCGGATATTGGGCATACGCCTATGACGACTTCGTCGACACCGTGTTCTGGGGTGGTGACGGCCCCTATTCCGCCTATGCCAGCACCAACCCGTATGACTATCCGCAAGCCGGCGGCGGCAACCGCGCGCGCCAGCGTGCCAGTGTGCCTCCGCAGATGCTTCAGCAATTGTGCGCCACGCCGGACAAGGGCGTGACCGCCTGGCCGCTTGCCGATATCGCACGGGCGGTGCGGCCGACGCCGGAGCAACGCACACTGCTTGATGAGCTCAAGTCGGCGGCGGCCAACGCCGCCGGTGTGTTCAAGGACTCCTGCACGGAGACTTATGCACTGACTCCCCCTGGCCGCTTGCGGGCGATGATGAACCGCATCAGCGCGACGCTTGAAGCCGTCAAGATCGTTCGACCGGCACTGGAGAATTTCTACAACTCGCTCAGTGACGAACAGAAGGCCAGCTTCAATGCACTTGGTCCCAATGTCGGCGAGCGTTCGCCGCAGCAGCAGGAGGCCAGTGCCGAAGGCTGCGCCGATCCGAAGTCCGGGCTCACGCAGTTGCCGATCCAGAGGATCGAGGCTGTGCTCCACCCCGCAGGTAAGCAGAAGGAGGCGCTCGACCGCCTCAGCGAAGCGACGGCGAAGGGCGTCGAGGGCCTACAGGCGGCCTGTCCGAACGATGCGCCGCTGACACCGGTAGGACGGCTGGAGACGATGCAGCACCGGCTTGAGGCTATGTTGACCGCCGCCAAGCTGGTCGAACCCGCCCTGGACGAGTTCTATGCCACGCTGAGCAGCGAGCAAAAGGCGCGCTTCAACACGCTGCAGCAGGTCGCAAGCCCGTGA
- a CDS encoding TetR/AcrR family transcriptional regulator, protein MTSDLRRQLILGAAKRCFARHGYNGTTTKSVAAAAAISEALLFKHFPSKAALYAEILSDECEADPALMELLEREPSTAALVELIRGMVQHFLAIADGPDQEEAQRLRLMATSHLDDGEFARLLYAKIETLIGTVFVTSLERAIASGDARPCTGDPLNLFWFAHHAVMTVALTRLPATPCLAYGKANDLERQLCEFLLRGIGLNDAAIASHLGHDQATDAGRTAIAESA, encoded by the coding sequence ATGACGAGCGACCTGAGGCGTCAATTGATCCTCGGTGCCGCGAAACGCTGCTTTGCCCGACACGGCTATAACGGCACCACGACCAAGAGCGTGGCGGCCGCCGCTGCCATTTCCGAGGCGCTGCTGTTCAAGCATTTCCCGTCCAAGGCGGCGCTTTACGCCGAGATCCTGAGCGACGAATGCGAGGCGGACCCGGCCCTGATGGAGCTGCTCGAGCGGGAGCCGTCGACGGCTGCCCTTGTCGAGCTGATCCGCGGCATGGTCCAGCATTTCCTCGCGATCGCGGACGGGCCCGACCAGGAAGAAGCGCAGCGCCTGCGGCTGATGGCCACGAGCCATCTGGATGATGGCGAATTCGCCCGCTTGCTGTATGCCAAGATCGAGACGCTGATCGGGACCGTCTTCGTCACCTCGCTGGAACGGGCGATTGCAAGTGGTGATGCGCGGCCCTGCACGGGCGATCCGCTCAACCTGTTCTGGTTCGCGCATCATGCGGTGATGACCGTGGCGCTGACCAGGCTGCCGGCTACGCCCTGTCTCGCTTACGGCAAGGCGAACGATCTGGAGCGGCAGCTCTGTGAGTTCCTCCTGAGGGGTATCGGACTTAACGACGCCGCAATTGCTTCGCATCTGGGCCACGATCAGGCCACGGACGCGGGCAGGACGGCGATTGCAGAAAGTGCATGA
- a CDS encoding phosphonopyruvate decarboxylase, whose translation MHARADAPDTAPSWPDDIFATLQRFDVRQVPYVPDAGHSKLIQRVLGSSTMRGIPLTTEEEGVALLAGAWTGGQRGVLLMQSSGVGNCINMLSLIPILRFPFLTLVTMRGEWGEFNPWQVPMGSTTQGVFELSGVQVLRASHAAEVPAVLEAAASQAFNALTPTAVLLSQRLIGAKVFTK comes from the coding sequence ATGCACGCGCGCGCTGACGCTCCCGACACGGCCCCGAGTTGGCCAGACGATATTTTCGCGACATTGCAACGCTTCGACGTCCGGCAGGTGCCTTACGTGCCCGACGCCGGCCATTCCAAGCTGATCCAGCGCGTGTTGGGCTCCTCGACGATGCGCGGCATTCCGCTGACGACGGAGGAGGAGGGCGTTGCGCTCTTGGCGGGCGCCTGGACCGGCGGGCAGCGCGGCGTGCTGCTGATGCAGTCGAGCGGCGTCGGCAATTGCATCAACATGCTCTCGCTGATCCCGATCCTGCGCTTTCCGTTCCTCACCCTCGTGACGATGCGCGGCGAGTGGGGTGAATTCAATCCGTGGCAGGTGCCGATGGGATCGACCACGCAAGGCGTGTTCGAACTCTCCGGCGTCCAGGTGCTGCGCGCCTCGCACGCCGCCGAGGTGCCGGCCGTGCTGGAGGCTGCTGCATCGCAGGCCTTCAACGCGCTCACCCCCACCGCCGTCCTTCTGTCGCAGCGCCTGATCGGCGCCAAGGTTTTCACCAAATGA